tgtatgtgtatatgtgtgtgtgtgtgtgtgtgagcgggtttacctatccttatggggacataatgtccccataacgtgataaatatccgttttttttcccttatggggatcggtttcctggtccccataagggaaaattctattttataaatatcggtgactgctatgaaaaaactaaaaatgcaaaaactcttgtattttgttaggttacttatggttatggttagggcagggtaggggttaaggttgtcatagttagtgttagcatttttcccattgaaatgaatgagcggtccccataaggatatttTTACCCTACatttgcatgcgtgtgtgtgtgtgtgtatgtgtaaaatATCCATGTAGCCAGAGTCTACTTGGCAAATAAATCTGAGTCTTTGGATTACTTTGTGTTACAGATGTGGGCTTTGCCAGTTGTGCTTTGGTACCTCCTCATCAACCTCTTCACCCCCTTCACCAGTGTCATGTTCCCGTGCCAACCAGGCTTCCCCAGCAGCGAGTGATCTCACTGGCAGAGCCCATGCACAAGCCATTCCACCTATGGGACAGCATCACCAAGCACAGACACCTTAGGAAGTGACTTCACTGACACAGAAAGTGACCAGTTAGGAGCTACAATTAACATTAGCAGACTGTGATGTGACTGTCATGTGCTTAGTACACTGTATACTGGACCAGTGGTAGCAGGGCAGCTTGTCAGTGCAGGATCCAGTATGTGCAGTCCAGAGAAGCAATATGCTCCGCTATGATTTACATATACcgtacatttgttttatttgataATTTAAGGCTTGATCCTTGTAAATTTCTCATTTGTGACAGGATTCTCctcatttatacagaataaaCTAATGTGCAAATTAAGTCtgctatttttttctgtttgatcAGAAGTTGCGTGTTGTGATCCCAAAGGGGAGAGAGATGAATATTTAAAGTGGGTTGGAAATGGACTGAGAATATGAGTAACATAACTTCCAGGCAGTATTTTTGCATGGTTATGGTTGACTTTCACATTAAAATATTGCTCTCTAAGTGACCAACCTCTCACTTTAGGGAACAATAAGGAAGAAAAAGACCAAAGAAGTTTTGTTCAAGGAGGTGTACATCCTATAGCCTTTCGAATGAACCGGCATCTCGAAACCTCTAACCCTCTACAGATCCAGTTACACACTGCAGGCTCAGAGATACCTTCTCAAGACCTGTGAGCTGGTGTAGGTATTAAACTCGACCCTCCCTAGCAGATCTCTCGGGATGTGCACGTCGTCCTCGGCTCAGCTTTGATCGCGGTTTTTTCCGCTCGGAACCTTGAACATGAACTGAACGTGGACGATGTTGGTTTATCATGGAGTCCAAGGGCAGCCAGAAAAAAACGCCTCAAGCCGACGAAGCGAGCGTAAGTGCGAGATCCTGTCTCGACGCGCTTAGAATAATCTGTCATTTTATTAAACATGGTATTTTCATCCTTCATTATCATGTGGGGTAGTTATATTGCTAGACATTAAACAATGGATTTGCATCTTTACTTTCAGCATTGTTTAGTAGGTTTTGGAAAGTTCCTGGTGTGGCTATGGTTCAGCGTCTTTAGAGTGAACGCAGGTTGCATTATCTCTGTCCTACTGTTACAGGCAGAATCTATAGTCTTTATCTCACAGGGTGGATTAAGTACCGCTCAGGGGATGAAATGACACAAAATACATTATTCATGTGATCCGTAACTCAATGATCTCCAATTCATTGACGGCCAATGGggatacagtacaatacaaatACTTAAATTGACCTGAGTACAGTTAAAGTCAAAgcaaattatatattatattaaattatacatTTCTCCCCTGAATACTTTGTATCTTACCTGAATTGTAAGTGTGTAACTCTATAGGTTAAATCCAAGGAATGTTCTGTTCTTTGATGtgtttataatgtgattttcATTCTACAAAAGCCACACATAATTTGTCTCATAGTAAGACGATGTGTAACATTACAAATTAACACTAGATGTCAGTACAATCATATATTAGTGTAACACTGAGGCTTGATAGTGAAGTTTGTTGCATGTTTCACATGACAAATTGGCGGTAGGTAGGGAGTGCCTAGCTCTTGTGTATTATCATTGGGAGAAACATTGAAAACCCCTTGTGTCAATCTTCAAATTAGTTATTAGGCAACATCTAAGTCTGTATTCTAAAACGTAGTAATCGGGCAATAGAACGTTTTGTGGCCAAAGCCTAACTCGTACTATGTACACTGTATTAGCAAAGGAATGTGAGCTTTAAACTAATTGCCCTCCTTTGTCTTTTCTGTGTTTTCGGCTGACGTAGGTCTCTGATATTACTGTGGAACTGGCTACTGTCGACGCCACATTGAACAAACTCTGCAAAAAGTACAGTCGGACGAGACGAAaaggaaagaagaaaaagaggaaaaagagCCCTTACTGGAACTTGCAGAATCTCACTATCCTTCTGACGGTGGTGATTTTTGTTGTGGTGCTGATCATGTGGTCGCTGCTCTGGGTCTTTTTATGTGAGTCCAGCATGAAAATCAGGATCTATATTAATGATACAGACTGTCATAGATATAGTAGCAAAATGGGAACAGCTGGTTTTGGTAAAAAGTGAAGAAGCTTGTGCAGGGAATCAGAGTGACTTCATTCAATATAAACATCATACAGCAGCATCACTTTCTTAACAATCAATTTATTGCAgttattaaattttaaattcaTGCAAATAGTGCTTCTGGTTACTGGAACCTGGGGGGAAAAGTTAGCAATGGGAACTGGAATAATAGATTTTATAATATATGTAATGTCAGGCCCTTCCCTTATTAGAATAAGATCTCATGGAATCAGCCTTACTGATCCAAGCACAGGGTTTGCAGAATTTCTGCCTAAAGTAGTTTGGAGAAATCGAAAAGTGAAAATGCTGATTGTACAAAATTAGAAAACCTATTACTTAAGCATACGAATTATCAGAGGATTTGGCCATGCATTCATTTTTAGCACTTGCATAGCCTTGTGATATTGCAGTGATTGCAGGAATTGCAGTTTGTCAGGCAGAATCACCATGGAGGCACACGTCATCAATTCACACGGTCACACACTGAGGGTACATCCGAATAAGGCTACCCTGAAtttgtgtctgtttgtctgatgtaaaaaagaaatgaaagggTTTGGAATGTTTGGTGTGTTTGTGAAGCTGCTGTAAAAGGTACTGCACTTGATGTAAAATTAGGCGTGTGGGCATACCTTTTAAATATGGTGTGCATATCTGGATACCATGTAAATTCTGTGTGTATACCATTCTGTGTGAATACCGGGTGACTAACCTGTGCATACCATGTTAATACCACATGCCTTTCAGTGCTTGTCTCTTTTTGGATTGTAGTTCGACTGGAGAACAGCAACAGCATGTACTTTGCGGGGATGTTTCGTATTGCTGATGTGGAATTCCTGCCAGAATACCGGCATGCAGAGTCCAGCGAGTTCCTGTCCATGGCAAGCAGGATCCAACACATAGTGCGTCCTTCTACACACATGCTCACCGGATACCTCATATGCGGTGCACAGACTGTCTCCCTCTGCTTCTCACTGTTCTTATTTGTCCACTCATACATTCACTTTTGGCTGTAtgggtgattcctgttttggaCCACATACAGTATTTGGCTGGctgttttctgaaaattggaatgattgtattttatggtttaaacattttgtcaggactataccatacttagctatgaggaatgcatgtttgccaagctcaggggttgaaaatattataattgtgggatgttttttgtaaatatttcttcAGACGTTTTCTACCCTGTTAGGGACATGTACATGGTAATCACAGAGTTTAAATAATGTACAAGCAATACTGAACTTTTCTGGGATACAATGTGTCCCTTTTGCTATGATAAAAGTTTAATTGTTGTAGCATttacagttttaattttatgaataGTACAATGTCAGAATGAGGGAATCTGTGCATTATTTGTCCCCATTTTGTTGAGGAATTTgattaattagaaataaaagtatatgtagAATTTAcctcatttaacaaaacaatatacaaatataccaaACACTTACTGTTGtgattagaatttttttttaaatcattgcctaacagggtggaatagAATATAACAGGGTGGAACCAAGTAGGCCTCTTAAGAAGTACATTCAGATTCACAAcaacaatactactactacaacaactaataataataataataataataataataccactgtagtaacataaataattaagaaatacactcatataataataataataatactttttgattataccattattattcattatcatacacaagaaatacattcaaataataaatctacaagtcattttaatgaaaataataaatattcttgtacaatttctactcaGTAGGCTGCATATCCCATAAAtagcctaacagggtggaatatTTCTAGCTAATTTAGCTCTAGCTCTTTGActgagcaacatttagctagcacacactctacagctgatcagcatttaaatagctatttttaacatgtttttaaaaatattttttccaataaatatttcccataatatatactaacagggtggaactTTAATGGTGCCTCAAACTGGTGTGTAAtataaaattgagaaaaatacagGAGAAAGTGACAGTTAAAGCTTACCTTAGTCTTCCAGTTGAATTTCCCCCcaaaaacaaatgatgtcaCTTCGTGGAAATGGCTGTATGGATTTGTAATCTTTTTAGGGAGCCTAGAAACTAGAGGCTAACAGGGTGGAAAACAAATGCAGGgacatataatatattatataattacagaaaacaaaataagtttAATCAGATTTGTTTCTTTCTCTAAAGGTAGTATACCCTAgtctatcaaaataataaagaataagttttggtttttataattttatagtttatatttactgAGGAAGTTGAATACTTTGCATTTGGGACATGCTAAAATGAGCGCATATTCCAGAGAAATGGTGCTTTAAAgagatgtaaaaaaaatttaaataataatttatctttgttAAAGCAATAGAAAACACCTAAACATATAATAAAATAGGTTTGTTATAAAGATTTGTCTaattttataaaagaataaGAGCCAGTTAAACACGAGGACATGAATATGTggcccaaaacaggaatcacccGCCTTGCCTCCATTCAAAGTGGATGAGGCAGTTGTGTTAGAGATGAAAAAACTCAAAAATGTCTTTCTTCTTATGCCTTTTAGGTGAGCAGTGTGTACAGAGCCTCGCCTGTGGCCAAACTCTACCGGCATTCTGCCATATCAGACCTGAGGTACTCGTGCATTTCTCATTCATTTGCTTTCATTCATGGTAAATTCTATGATTTGAATGATATCATTTTATATACATTAAGTTATATAcattataaaatgtaattaaattatataCATTATAAACAGGAAGGTAAATATGGTATATTTCATGACAAAGAATCGCTCCTCTGTTTGTGAGATTATGTCTATGTGTGCCCTCACAGCAACACCAACAAGGGTGGTCTCCTGGTCTACTTTTGGCTGGTGTTTGCGGCCCCACAGCAGAGAAGCCTAGCCATGTGTGAGGAATGTGTTGGTGCCGTCCTACGCGATTCTGTGCTCACCAGCCTGACAAACCGCTCTTCCATTGGGTTCCTGCTCAGCTTACCAGTGGATATTGACTCCATCCTCATCAATGGTACAGGAATCATAATGAAGATCTCATTGCCTTTACAGATGTGCTTGGTAGCCATAGGCGGGTGTGGCTGTAGGCAGTTGCAGGTGTTATTAGTGGTTTTCTGAACTTAGGCTGTGCCGATTGAGGTGCCCTGACCACTCATTTGCTTCTCTGCCCGGGTTCAGCTGCCATGCGCTCAGACTATTCCGGCACTGCGACAGGTAAGCTGTGCCTCTTACAGATGTTTTGCTGGGAGCAGGTCAGGGCCGCCAGCTCTTCGGTGGTTAGGATGTGCTGCTCATGATTTTTTTCACTTCAGACTCTAAGTGTGTGGACAAGCTGTATGCCGGCCTGCCAGGGATCTCCGTGCCCCTGAACGTCTTCTCGTCCTGGGGGGGCCTAAGCTGTCACGTGAAGCTGACAGCGGCTGCTGGCTGCCTCATCCGCCTCAGCATGTTGGCCTTCCGCATCGAGCCCAGTGGCTGTGCAGGGGACAGCGTAACCGTGTATGATGCGCTGCTCCCAATCCGAAGCCGCATGCTCTataggtggggggaggggggcacaccTGCCTCATTCATACTTGCAGATTTACAGATTTACTTATATAAATGCGTGTTATGCATGTGATATGTTATCACTACTGTGACTGAGCTACATttcaagcagcagacagacATTTCTGCAGGTGTACGTTTGCTCTGCTGCCGCCAGGCTCTGTGAGCCCGTGTCTGAAGCCATCCTACTCATCTCCACGGGGAACGTTATGCTGCTGTCCTTCAGAATGACCCAGGGCAATAAGAGCTTTCGCGGAACCTTCCAGGCCATTCCTGAAGAGCGTAATGCCTCATGTTTCCGGCCCTGTATGTCTCATTGAGTATATAATGCTTCCCTCATGATATGTCTTACAGTAACCTATTTTTCCTCCTAGCATGCTTTGCTACGATAGAGATGCAGAGAGAGGCTGCTTTTACTGGGGCAATCAGCAGCCCTTTCTTCCCCAGCCTGCTCCCACCATCCTGCACATGCACATGGCACTTCCAGGTATCACACGCATCATCATCTAGGGGCCATTATCTAGCAGGCCCTGGTATCACACACATCATCATATAGGGGCCATTGACTTGGCAGGTCCTGGTATCACACACATCATCATCTAGGGGCCATTGATCTAGCAGGTCCTGGTATCACATGCATCATCATCTAGGGGCCATTGACTTGGCAGGTCCTGGTATCACACGCATCATCATCTAGGGGCCATTGATCTAGCAGGCCCTGGTATCATACACATCATCATATAGGGGCCATTGACTCGGCAGGTCCTGGTATCACACTCATCATCATCTAGGGGCCATTGACCTAGCAGGTCCTGGTATCACACTCATCATCATATAGGGGCCATTGACCAGACAGGTCCAGGTATCAGACAAATGGATAATGATTGTAActtcttttcatttttgtagACTCCACATGACAGTTTAGGTGTGGCCTTGATGTTCCACAACTATGTTCTATAACTGAAGGACTTGAAGGCTTGTAATGATTGTAActtcttttcatttttgtagACTCCACATGACAGTTTAGGTGTGGCCTTGAAGTTCCACAACTATGTTCTAAAACTGAAGGACTTGAAGGCTTGTGACCATGGCTGGTGGAAGGTGAACGAGATCATGTAGGTGTGTTTGGgtgtgttagggttagggaaagatCATAGTCACTGATCAAGCGTATGATCAAAGTGAGTAGGAGATAACATGGGGTTGGGGTTATGCCAATCCGCCCGGATTTTAACATGgtgctaaaacattttaatcTTTAGCATGTTGGGAAATTTTTGCTCCACTACTCATTTGTAACAGTTTTTGCCATATTTTATTACAATCCACTTGGTATAGAGAAGTGCATCATGGACAAGCTGCTCCATTTTAGGGCAAGTGAACAGCACTGTAGAATCTTTTTGCAGTACAGGGATACACTAATTACAGCAGGATTATGAAGCATGTAGAGGGAATGCTAGGCTCAGTATCTGCCAAACCACTGCATAAACAAGGAATCAGCCCCAGGGAAGATATGTGGCTTTTCTGTAATCTCTGTGTGGCATGTTAAGGAGGTTATAGTGTTGCTGTCCACTCGACTACTCACAATAATGCCTAGAGTGGCCTTTATACCTTTATGTATTTCTTATTTCCTTGGTAGATACTGTGGCAGCTACATTGACCATCCCACCATCTTCCATATTGCATCGCCGAATGCTGAGGTGTTGTTCCTCTGCAGTTCCCAGCGCTCTGACCTCCCTTTCAAAGCCGATTACGGCAGCTTCACAATCAGTCAGCGTAAGAAAAAAACTGCTGTCCGTATAATGCACTGCCTtccgccaacccccccccccccccgccaaagaATGTTCTTTCTGATGCTCAAGATTGGTGATCACATCATGTAAATGCCAAAAGCCAAGAGGGGAGCTTTAAATGTATCTTTCCAATAACAAATTTAGTTTTGaagtattataataataataacaatctGACATCTTGAGTACAGTATGTCCTCCTACAGCACGTGCTTTAAAAATTTGCTCCAAATTGTTTCATAAAAACAATTACAGTATACTGCAGTGTTTGCCTTTGTTTATGATTGATATGTTGATTTCGTCCGTGAGGTGATCGCAAAAAACAGCACCCAGCTGAACCGACCCACATAGGAGCGCATGGAACACACGCCTGGCAGCTGTGGAAAGCCGTTTGAGCATTTATTCTGATATCCATGATATCAAGCCCACTTTACTCTACTAGTTCAGACTTTGGCCGTACTAGTAAGACATCCTGGTGCACTAGTACGCGACTAGGTGGTACTAGTACTGCAAAAATGCTTACTTGTCAAGCTTTTTCATCAACTTGTTAATGTGTGGGCCTGAAATTTGCTGCACTAGTTAACTAATAAGGTTTAAAATGCTTACTAGTAGCACTAGTATAGGCCAAAATGTCCACTAGTGACACTAGTAAAGGCCAAAATGTCCACTAGTGACACTAGTAAAAGTCAAAATGTCCACTAGTTGCACTAGTGAGGGTGTTTTGACCTCACTAGTGTGACTAGTAAGGGGCAATTGTCCACTAGTGACACTAGTAAGAGTCTATTTGCCCTTACTAGTTACACTAGTGAAGGACAAAATGAACACTAGATAACTAGTTGAAGTGCACTAGTCGACATGCACGGTAACAAGTAAAGAGCTAATAACTTCACTTGTTAACGTGTATGGCAGTTTAGCACTTACTTGTTAACGTTCTGTGCGTACATGTCGACAGCCTTTTGTGGTGGTGTGATTCATTAGACCAAACTGTATCTAAAGGCAGCTTTAGACCCGACTTTTGATAGTGAATAAAATAATCCAATATATAATGCATCGGGTCCTTGCGTTGggtaatattttgttttatgtgcCCGTTTTACTGCGCCCTCACTGAGTTTAGACCACTGATCAAGGACTCTTTCTCCCGTTTCTACCATAAATGAGGCTGACGTCTCTCCGCAGACTGGActgcagagagaaagagagcgcAGTGTCTCTGTCTGTAGATGGCATGATCGCTGAGGATGTCTTACTAGTACGGCCAAAGTTCGAACTAGTAGAGCAAAGTGGGTTTGATATCACTGATATCAGAATAAATGCTCAAACGGCTTTCCATAGACAGCCAATTACTGCACCAGCTCACTGAGTGCTAACCTACAACCTGCATGTTTTGCTGTTACGCCACATTTTGTTAACTTTTACAATTAAAGAAAGGCTCATTTAACAATCGCAAGAAATGTCTAAGCGTCCTGGTTCAAAAAGCCAAGCAGTGAATGCAAAAGGAAAGTTTTAAGTATTGAAGAGAAACTTGGAGTATCAAAGTGTTTTGAACAGAATGAGAGGATAATGCAAAGTGCCATATTTATTGTAGGATTTATCTATTTATTACCTATTATTTATAACACTATGCtatagttattttccaattcctgtctttctgtgtctttctgtgtgttACTTACAAAGTTTTTGAATGTTTTTCCCTTAACTCCATTTTCCCCATAAACTCTGTTGTTTGTGTAGTGTGAATTTGTGCTAAATTTTGCGCAAAGACAGCTATCACATTAAAGGAGAACATGtgctctctgtgtctgtctgactgtggTTCTGGCAGTCAGTATGAACATTTAGTTCGCCGCAAAATAGTAGCCTGGAAATGGCTCATTTCAATGTGATGCTCAGGGTAAATTATGTATATTCACTGAGAGTGTGCATATGTATTGCGCATAGAATCCATTtgctgtataattattatttagttTCCGTGGCTCATGCCTCTctgatttgtttaattctttTCACTCCACCCTTTAAGTGGAGTGATAAAGTTTTCTGTCCTACATGCGCTTAACCTCTTTTGAAGGGCATGTCCTCTATGTCACAGCGTGTCCTGAGGGACACTTCCACTGTGGCACAGGTTTCTGTGTGGAGCCCTGGCGTCGCTGCGATGGCCTGGATGACTGCCTGGATGAAAGTGATGAAGTCTTCTGCAGTAAGTGTCTATGTCTTCTGTGTTCAGAGACCAACAGGTTTTCCCTATTATAGACTTCTTAAGACTATATTCAGACCAGTCAGTTCCTGAATAATTTTCTGTGTACATCTTTAATTGCTTATTCTTTAGCGAAACCTCCCAAAAACTGTGagagccccacccccctccaccccatcTACATCTGTAATGGGGAGATGGACTGTCTGGATGGCCAGGATGAGACAAACTGCACTCTGGGTAAAAAAAACTTCTCTGCATTACTGCACTGTCATAGTAAGCAGGTTGTAAGAAACAGGTGAGCAGGActtcattttgatttttaagGCAGGTCCTGCAGAATTCTTT
The Paramormyrops kingsleyae isolate MSU_618 chromosome 4, PKINGS_0.4, whole genome shotgun sequence genome window above contains:
- the tmprss7 gene encoding transmembrane protease serine 7: MESKGSQKKTPQADEASVSDITVELATVDATLNKLCKKYSRTRRKGKKKKRKKSPYWNLQNLTILLTVVIFVVVLIMWSLLWVFLFRLENSNSMYFAGMFRIADVEFLPEYRHAESSEFLSMASRIQHIVSSVYRASPVAKLYRHSAISDLSNTNKGGLLVYFWLVFAAPQQRSLAMCEECVGAVLRDSVLTSLTNRSSIGFLLSLPVDIDSILINAAMRSDYSGTATDSKCVDKLYAGLPGISVPLNVFSSWGGLSCHVKLTAAAGCLIRLSMLAFRIEPSGCAGDSVTVYDALLPIRSRMLYRLCEPVSEAILLISTGNVMLLSFRMTQGNKSFRGTFQAIPEEPCFATIEMQREAAFTGAISSPFFPSLLPPSCTCTWHFQTPHDSLGVALKFHNYVLKLKDLKACDHGWWKVNEIIYCGSYIDHPTIFHIASPNAEVLFLCSSQRSDLPFKADYGSFTISQPCPEGHFHCGTGFCVEPWRRCDGLDDCLDESDEVFCTKPPKNCESPTPLHPIYICNGEMDCLDGQDETNCTLETSCLDIRFRCNTGACIRKRNAKCDGAHDCLDGSDESDCACGQPSIGQERVTGMWDGPKLQRIVGGVAASEGEWPWQVSLHFAGHLYCGAAVIASQWLLSAAHCFSKDRLTDPRQWTAHLGMLTQGSAKHVAEIQRIVVHQYYDARTFDYDIALLHLRRTWPSSLAAYIQPVCLPPPSQLLPSGLQCWVTGWGYRSEEDKILPMILQKAQVQIFSQSECKRTYSPVSPRMLCAGVPSGEQDACRGDSGGPLSCQVQDGGRWFLVGIVSWGAGCGRPNLPGVYARVAKFSAWIQSYTL